In the genome of Calothrix sp. PCC 6303, the window GTTGGAGAAAGTTCTCCAAAATACTCCGCAGTAAGGTTCCTTTAGGTGTCCATAAGGGTAAACCTGGTCCCACCAAATCGGAAAATATAAATAATCCCAGTTCTTTACCGAGTTTACGATGGTCACGGCGTTGGGCTTCTTCTTTACGTCGTTTATATTCAGCTAATTGTTCGGGAGTTTCCCAAGCGGTCGCATAGATCCGTTGTAATTGTGCCTTATTTTCATCACCACGCCAATAGGCACCCGCCACACTTTCCAATTCTAGTGCTTTCGGGTTTAAATCTCCGGTGTTTTCTAGATGGGGTCCGGCACACAAATCCCACCATTGATCGCCTAAATGATAAATTGTGATGGGTTCTGTTTTGATATCCCCTAAAATTTCCAACTTGTAGGGTTCATTAATTGCTTTGATTCGAGTTTCTGCTTCTTCTCGACTCACCTCTTCCCGCAATAAGGGTAATTTCCGATTGATGATTTTGATCATCTCTTTGTAGATGGCTTTCAAGTCCTTCTCGGTAAAAGCTTCGGGACTATCAAAATCATAATAAAACCCATTCTCAATCCAGGGACCAATTGTCACCTGTACCTTCGGAAACAGCTTTTGTACTGCCATTGCCATAACATGGGAAGCTGTGTGACGAATCTTTTTGAGTTCCTCAGATTCGCTGGAGCGTGGTAGGTTAATTTTTTGAACCTGTTCTGATGGCTGGGAAGTTGAGTTTGGCGACATTTGCTGTTGAACTGTTGGCGAAGTGATTATTTAGTTTAGCTAGCTGGATTTATCTTAGAGAAAATATAACCAAATTGACACTCTCACGTCTAAAGAAACTGAGATTTTTGGTTGATAGACTCGCCATTAGACGACAGGCTTGCGCTAATCGCCCAAGACTTTATCACTAGATTATATAAAGATCAAGGCGCAAATAATCTTTTGCAGAAACGCGAAATTTCCCGTCTCTACATCCTTCGGAATTAATGGGACAAACTATTAGTGGAACATTTGGAATACCATTCTTATCTGGTGTTTATTACCAGAATGATTGGTTTTTCACCATTTTCTGCTGGTTTTTGATGAAGTGAAGTTTAATCAATTTTGAGAATTCAACACTTTTTGTTGTGTAAGTTTACAAATTTCTCACTCTCAACAAACAAACATCACTATTTCTTAAGGAAGATTTTAGATTGCTGGTATCCACTTTTAAGATAAGTTAAAGATAACATGAATAATCCTAGCTGCTAACCAGGGATCATCTAGAACTGTATACAAACTCATGATTAAAGTGGATAATCCGAAGATGAGATGATTCTCCAAAATTTATTCATTACAGTCCTATGCAAATCCGGATGAATATTTGTATAATTGTTTTGTATATGTAGATACAAAATACCTGAGAAATATGAAGTATGGCTAAAAATAAATGTTAAGAATCGTAAAGAACGTTAAGATTAGGAAGAAACTTAGAAGTATGCTTCTCATTTATGCAGGACTGTAATTTACCTGATTCGGATTTGCTGAAAACAGTTTTACAACCTTTGTTGGAAGACTTTCAGTATTGGTTTGGGCGATCGCATGATTTACTGACGACCGAAGAGATGAGTTTTATGAGTAGGGAACAGCAGTTTGATTTGTTAGCCCGTGTTAAACAGGCGCAGGAAGAAGTCAACACAGCAAAAATGCTACTTAATGCCACAGATGGACAGGTGGGTATAGAGATGGCAACGCTTATGCCTTGGCACCAATTAGTACATGAATGTTGGCAGGTAGCAACGCGTCATCGGACACCCTAAATCCAATTAATAGGTAGATCATGTGTTTTAAAGCAGTGTTGAATGAGCTTTACAGATCGACTTCTGTTTTTGTATTCCCGCTTTGGAATAGGTTTGGATTAAGGATTCAACGTTTATTTTGATATTACAAGCGTCATAGTAGAAAGTTTTTAAACTTACTGTTTCTGGAGATAAGATAATGTTACATTTACTCTACGTTCTGGCTTTTACAATTCTGGCTTTTTTCGCTGTTGGGAATTTAATTCGTAATTTAGTCATGTTTAGCTTTGATCGTGAGCAAGTTTACCCAATTAGATCTAATCAAGGCAATTATGCTTACGCTGGTTCTAGGAGGCAATCTGTACCCCATCCAGAACTGTTGGATAGTGCGGGAAATTTGATTAAGGAACCTTTATTGGTGATGCGTTCAGTTAATGTTGAAGATGCGCGTCAGCAGTTGGATGCAATTTTTGAAGCTTCTCCAGGTGGTAGAGGTGAAATTCAAGAATAGTAAGTTAGAAGTAGTGGTTACAAGACTTGTTGAAATCTTTTTAAGTCTTGGCTAATTAGTATATAGCTGTATGCATAGATTCATAAAATACATTTTTTCAACCTCCTACTAATGTTTTCATAAATGTAGGAGGTATTTTACTATTTTAGCTATCTTTGGCTTGAATTAAGCCTCAATTACAACACGAAGGTTGCCACGTTTTTTAGCGACACGACAAGCTGTGGTACTTCCTGAACGTTCAAATTCTAAATCGAGAATAGTCGAACCTACACGCAAATTGTGTAACGATAAACGGTTAATGGATTCTGGTAAAGTTGGATCGATGATGCGAAGACAATTATTGGGGGCATCGGGAACTAAATTTACCATCATTTGGAGAAGTTGGAAAATGCTACCAGTTGCCCATGCTTGGGGAGTACATGCGACAGGGTACTGTACGGGGGCATTATCTCCATTACGTTCGTAACCACAAAGGAGTTCTGGTGGACGTTGGTAAGGTTGGAGGCTAGTCATATCAAATAAACCTTGGAATACCTCCAGTGCTTGATCAATTAAACCAAGCGATCGCAATCCCATAGCAATTATTGCATTATCGTGGGGCCATACGGAACCAATGTGATATCCCATCGGGTTATAAGCTGGGGATGAACTGCTAAGGGTACGAATTCCCCAACCATTAAACATATCTGGTGCCCGCAAACGTTCGGCAACACTGTAAGCTTTTTCTGGGGTGAAAATTCCTAATTGCAAGCAATGTCCAGGATTTGAGGTGATGCTGTCAACTAATTCTCCCTCTCCATCCAAAGCCAAAGCACAGAAATCTTGATCTTCAATCCAAAAATCCCGGTTAAAACGGACTTTGAGGTTTTTCGCTTCCTCCACCCATCTATCGGCTAAATCTAAGCGCTTTTTCATCCGGGCAATTTCTGCTAACCGCATTTTTGCTGCATAGACATAAGCCTGAACTTCACACAATGATACTGGACCATTGGCTAATTCCCCTTTGCGGTTAACAATACAGTCTCCCGAATCCTTCCAGCCTTGGTTAGCTAAACCTAACTTTGATTTGCGGAAATAGCTGAGGTAGCCAGTTTTTTCCATGGTGCGATCAATCCAATCCATCGACGCGATCGCATGATTCCACAATTGCTCTAATGTCTCACCATCATGAGTCCAACTGTAGTAGTCAGCATATAACATTAACCACAGTGGAGTAGCATCAATTGTACCGTAATAGGGAGTATGGGGAATTTCTTGACAACGAGCCAATTCACCCAAACGCAATTCATGCAGAATTTTCCCTGGTTCTTCTTCTCGCCATTCATCCTCACTTTTACCCTGGTACAATGCCAGTAAAGTTAAGGTTTCTTTGGCGATTTTGGGATTTAACATCAAGGTTTGGGAAGCTGTAATCAGCGAATCCCTCCCAAATAATGTCGAAAACCAAGGAACCCCAGCAGAAACAGTTTGATGTTTGCCAAATGACTGCCGCAACAAGTACATATCTTGTTCAGCACGTTCAATTACGCGATTAAATATACTCTTATCTGAACGAATTTGGGTAATTTGTTGTCCCCATTCCCTTTCCTCCATCAATTCGGCTGAACGTGCTTGAACCAGTGTAATTGGAGGATTTACAGTAGAACTAAGTTTATTATTAGTTAAAATATTAATCCGGTAGCCTAACTTTTGGGTTTCGTGGGAAGCTAATTCTAACCGCCAAATTGCTGTATATCCCCGAAAATCATCAGGTTGACGGTGCTGAAATTTGATTCTCGATTCCATTACCGCACCATCTAAACCTTGATAAGCCAAGGTTAGGGATTTTTCTACGTATTCTGGCTGTTGATGCTGAGTGGTATCTAAACCTAAATGTGGTGTTTCTTCCTGCGGAGGTTCCACCAAACGTAGTAACCGTCCTCGCTTATCTCTACCATGACCCCTGACTTCAAATAAGTCTACAAAGTCAGCATCAAAACTCAAACTTAACTCAAAGCTGAGGGTAGTTGTACTGTAATTGGATACTTCTATTTCTTCAAATAATGCCCCATTTAAAACCACTTCGCGGCGAATTCCCACCGTGTCAGCAGGTAAACGTTCATCTATACGGGGATTGGTACAGAGAACAGATAGTGAAAATCCTTTGTCGGCTGTGCTACTTAATAATATGGGTGAATGTCCATCAAGTTGTAGTTCTAAACGGCTGAGGAAGCGGGTATCAGCACAGAATAGCCCCATACTGGGATTGACATCATTGATGGAGCAACCAGCAATATTACCTAAAGTATCAGTAATTAAAAATAAATCATCATCTTTAACTGTTAGCACAGGTTGAGGTCTTTCACTCAAAACACAGGGCCACTCTGGAATCGGTATCTGTTCAGCGGGAACAAAGGTTTTTCCATCCAGCACAATTTTTTCCGGTGTAGTTAAGGTATCCGGTGTCATCGCTATTATTCCACCTACAGGTCTAATTTTTCTTCTTAAGGAAATTGGCATCAACAGGAAACAAGATGCCATATAAATTGAATTTGTTCACTGGGGAAAACCGTCACTATTTATCAAGGTTAGGAAATAATTTACATATATGATTTTTAATTTATGTAAATTTGGAGATATTGAAAAATGTTTGATAAACCTTCAGGTGCAATACTAATTTTAACTAAATCCTCTGTTGAAGTGTAAGTAACAAAGGCTACATTTATTAACTCAGTTCAGAAATTCTCGATTTGGATTTAGTATTAGCAAGGTTAGAAATGTGGATTATTTTTGATGTATCCAATTAAATATCAATATTTGATGAGTATTTATTGAAGCTTGGCTAAGGTGTTATTTTTTTGAATCAGGGTTTTATTTGCCAAACTTGATGATTATAGCAGACAATATCCACGAGGATCAGATCCCCAACTTATTTCAACAAATTGGGGATTTGGAAACTTGGGATCAATTACGAACGTAGAACCATCTGGTAGGCTTTTTCGTACTCATCAGTCATGGAATTGATGCTGAAGCGAGTATTGACGTATTCCCTACAGGTTTGACGCTTAAGATTAATAACCTTGGGAACAGCAGCGATCATATTTTCCAAGGAATGACAAATAAACCCTGTTTTTTCATGTGCTACCACTTCTGGAACTGAACCCAAGTCCATGGCAATTACTGGTGTACCCGTTGCCATAGATTCAATCATCACTAAACCAAAGGGTTCACGCCAACTGATGGGGAATAGTGTCGCAGTTGCCCCACCTAATAGGGCTACCTTTTCTTCATGGGAAACTTCCCCTAGATATTTTACGCGATCGCCATCCACCTGCGGTGCTACTTTTTCGTTCCAATATTCCTGATCAATTGTGTCTATTTTACCAGCCATTCTCAGGGGAATTCCTGTTGCCTGGGAAATTTTGATGGCTTCCCATGGTCCTTTTTCGGGAGACATCCGTCCCACAAATGCCAAATAAGCTGGTTCTTCTGGTTCAGCTTGAAAGTGGTAAATAGATGTATCAATGCCGTTATAGGCTGTATGGATATAATTTAAACCCAAACGTGGTTCACGTTGTGACTCACTAATACTGATGAAAGGTTGCCAGGAAAATCGGCGATAAATTTTTTCGCTATCTGAAGAAAAAACTCCATGTAATGTATGCACGGTGGGAGTTTTGACTAAGCTAGCATAGGAAAGTGCCGGATAACCAACATGTGAATGAATGATATCAAAATGATGTGCCTGCTGGTAAACATCCGCCAGTAAAATATGTTCATAAACAGATGGTTCTTTGATATCTGGATCTAGTCTGACGGCACTTTTGTGGAATGGTTTTAACTTTGCTGATGTGATGGAATCTCCGGAGGCAAATAGGGTTACTTCATGACCTCGACGAACTAATTCATCTGTGAGTAACTGAATAACTAATTCAATCCCACCATAACGTAAAGGAGGTACGCGCTCCCAGATTGGCGATATTTGGGCGATTTTCATGTGTCACCTGGGTAAGGTAAATTCCTACATATTCCACTGGATGATTGTTGCTGTTAAACCTTATCCATGATCAAACCCGAAGTTTTTTGAGTGATTTAAATGCCTCATTACGTAGACGCGTAGCGGCTTCCCGGAGAGTCGTAAGGTAGACGCAAATCGGCTTGTCGCAGACTAGCATAAGCCCGTAGGGCTGGCTAGGCCTACTCAATGTATTAATGGAAAACTACAGTTTTCAAGGTAGACGAAGTTTCTGTCACTGTTTTAGTTACAAACAATCCGAGGAAATATATAGTTAAATGATTTGATTTGGATTTAGATTTTGCGATTAAAAAACTTAATCATGCTCAGTAATTAGAGCGGGCGGAGGTATCTTTTTAATGGTTGTCACAGCTTTTTGAACTATTTATTTTGATGTAAGCAATTTTGCCCAAAATTATTTGATTCAGGTTGATAACGCAGTTAGATATCAAACTGTTGATGTTACTAACTCAGGAAATTAAAGCTTCGTGTTTCTAGTTTTTTGAAAGTTTATAGATTAACAACATAATAACATTAAGGAGAACGCAACAAATAACTGAGGCTATATTACGAAAAGTTAAATACTATTAAAGAGGGTGGAGAAAATACTACTTGCTTGATCAAGACTTGAAAAGAATATTTTTTGAACGTAATATTTTTAGCATTTAATCTAGAGTTAACACGTAGGGTTTTTAATCAGTGGCAGGCTGCAATCATATCCAGATGTAGCCTTTAAAAGACATTAAAAAACTCGATTACGCTCAATAAGTCACATAATCTGGTAAATTGGAGTGCTTAAATTTTCTTAATATTTCCAGTTGATTTTGACTTGAAACAGCCACCGCAGTGAAAATAGAATCAAGAAGATTGAAGCTTTAGGTCAAAGGAGCGCAGGGGAATGTTAGGCTAAGTCTAAACCAGAGAGATCCTGACTGTAACTCGCTCTTGCGCCAGTAGCGATCGCTTCCGAGAGAATTTAATTGGTACAACGCATAATGCAGCGTGGACTTCCCCTAGATTGTCGCTCGAAATCATATTCATGAGCATTTCGATTTCTTTGCTGAGTGAATTGCTGGAAAACTTACCCCACCTGAGACCCCAGCTCTATTTTAAGGCTTCTCTAACTGCCCTCTCCCACGCGATGGAAGATCAAGTATTGGCAGCAACGTTAGAGGATCCGTTAATCATAGCTAGTTTTCAGCGCGAGCGTTTTTATCGACAGGAAGCGCATCGATACCAGCGATTGTCACAGTCTAGTAGCCAGATATATGTTTTATCTGCCCCAGAAACTGAGTTTGTCAATAGCTCTGAATTCTATGAAAAAATAGCATTTGAACCAGATGATGGCTTGAGTCAGGAGTGGCATCTAGTAGTTGTGGCAAATAATTATGCCACTTGTTTAATTTGTCACGAGTATCCGCGATCGCAAATTAAAAAGGATGAACCACGAGAGTTAAGTCCAATACTAGACAGTGATACAGCACGGAGGTTTGAAGGGGTTTGGACTTCAGAACGAAGTGTCAGCTTGAAAGCAGCGGATTTATTACTCAATCGAATTTTAATTTATCGTCCAGAATTGGCAAATAAAGTTGCTCTAGTCAAACAACGATTTGGGATCGGAGAAGGGAAAAAACTCGATAAGTTAGCTCTTTTAAATCCGATGGGAGAATTTGCCTGCGATATTGATACCGATCCCTTTGTTCAGCGATTAGTAACATATTTACAAGCAAGCCAGTATAAACTCCATAAAGCATATCGTTCCATTGCCGCCCAAGCCCGCAAAGAAAGACTAGTAAATTCAATAAGTACAGCAATTAGGCGATCGCTTAATCCCCAAGAAGTCCTCAAAGTGGCAGCCGCAGAATTAGGACAACATTTAGGCGCTTGCCGTTGTGTAATTTATCGTGCCCAGGGTAGTGATGAACAAGCCACCATCGAGCATGAATTTTTGGCGGATGGTGTCACCTCAATTTTGGGACAAACCTGGCAATTAGGGAATAATACTCTGTTTGAAGAAGTTGTTCTGCAAAATGAAGGGGTTTGTGTCGCCGACACCATGAACGATAGTCGCGTCATCACCTCCCCCGGATTATGGAAACTAGTAGAAAAACTGGGAATTCGTTCCTGGTTACTGGAACCAGTGCTTTCTCAAGGGCGATTGTTGGGAATAATTGAACTCCATTATTGTGGAGAATCACCCCACTTTTGGCATCCTGGAGAGCAAGATTTGGTGAAAGCGATCGCAACCCAAATTGGCACCACATTAATCCAAGCTGAAGCCTTTGCCAACCTCGAAGATCTCAACCAACAACTAGAAGCCCTAGACCGCACCCGTAGTAACCTCATTGCTATCACTGGACATGAATTACGTACCCCCCTATCCACAATTCAAGTTTGTTTAGAGAGCCTTGCCACAGAGCCAGACATGCCCTTAGAACTGCGCCAAGTCATGTTAGATACAGCCCTGGGAGACTCCGAACGAATGCGAAAACTCGTTCAAGATTTTTTGATCCTCTCCAATCTGGAAAGTGGCAGAATCGAATGGCATCCTGAATCTTTACCACTACAAGAATGTGTCGATTTAGCCCTCAGTCGCATACGTACCCGCACCGCCGCAGGCAATGTACCCAAAATTACAGCCCTTGTCCCAGAAGATTTACCCTTGGTTAGGGCTGATGGCGATTGGTTAGTGGAAGTATTCGCCAAACTAATTGATAATGCCTGCAAATTTACACCAGCCACAGGAGAAATCACTATTGAAGCCCAACGATACAGCCAGCAAATGCTGGAAGTCACAGTTAGCGATACCGGGAGAGGAATTGAACCCAAACGCCTAGAAATAGTATTTGACCGCTTCTATCAAGAAGAAGGTGCCCTTAGACGGACCGCAGGTGGAGCCGGATTAGGACTAGCAATATCTCGGCAAATTGTCAACGGTTGGGGCGGTAAAATTTGGGCAGAATCCGGTGGCAAAAATCAAGGTAGCCAGTTTCATTTCACTGTTCCAGTAGTAACTTAGCAACCACAACCTACGGGGATATCAAACTCCCCTAGTTCTTAATTCCTGTTGCCGCAATTCCCCGAATAAACTGTCGCTGTCCAATTAAAAAAAGTACTACTACTGGAACCGTGGCAATTGTCACAGCCGCCATCATCAACGACCAATTATTCGTAAACTGTTCCTGGAACTCCGCCAAAGCCAACTGTACTGTGCGTAATTCCGGTCTTGTGGTAAACACCAAGGGCTTAAATAAATCATTCCATTCACCAATAAAAGTAAATAGAAATAGCGTCACCAAGGCTGGACGCGATAAAGGTAACATAATTTTCAGAAGAATTTGCAGTCGGTTAGCACCATCTAGTGCTGCCGCCTCCTCCAACTCCACAGGAACACCCTGGAAATATTGCCGTAGTAAAAAAATGCCGAAACCATTCACCGCAGTTGGTAAAATTAAAGCCCCATAGGTATTAATCAAGTGTCCCCATTTTAAAACTAAAAAAATAGGTATTACCAACAGTTGAAAAGGAATAACTAATGTAGCTAATACAATCAGTAATAATGCTTGTCTTCCACGAAATTTCAGGCGGGCTAAAGCATATCCAGCTAGGGCAGATGTCACAATTTGCAAAGCTGTTACAGCTAGGGCTACCAAAGTCGAATTTCCAAATGCTAAAAGAAACTTTCCCCTTTCCCATGCATCATGGTAATTACTAAGAGTCCACACAGATTTGGATGTAAAATTAGAAGCTGTCCCAGGTAGTGTCAAGGAAGTGAATAACACTACTACTAATGGCAACATTATCATCACCATCAGGAATAGTAATATTCCCAGGACGTATAGATTCGAGTTTTGAGAAATTAAGCTTGGTTTTGTCATAGTTTTGGAGGATTCCAAGCAATTGTTGTCATTTGACTAGAGCATTGGCTACCAGCAACAGCTAATCTATAACATAGTGACTTGTTAAGTTAAATTAAAGCACAACCACTAGAAAAATTCTGAATTTTAACTCCTGAGTCTTGAGTAGGAAGCATTCTTTAATGCATTTCAGTATACTCAAAGAATAACAGTGACTTGTAAAACAAGAATTTTAGCTTGATCACGGTTGTGTTATTGACCATTTTTCGTCCATAACGACTGACACTTCGGGAGTGATATATCATGCAGCAGCTAGAAGCAGAGTTAAAAATAGATTTCAACAGTGAAATTTACAAAGATGCTTACAGCCGTATTAACGCAATAGTTATTGAAGGAGAACAAGAGGCACACGAAAATTACATTAGCTTGGGTGAACTCCTACCAGACAGCAAGGATGAACTAGTACGTTTATCGAAAATGGAAAGCCGTCATAAAAAGGGCTTTGAAGCTTGTGGACGTAACCTCAAAGTGACACCAGATATGGGTTTTGCCCGCGAATTTTTCGCCGGATTACACAAAAACTTCCAAGATGCAGCTGCTGAAGGAAAAGTGGTAACTTGCCTACTGATTCAATCTTTGATTATTGAGTGTTTTGCGATCGCAGCATACAACATCTATATTCCTGTCGCCGATGACTTTGCGCGTAAAATTACTGAAGGAGTCATCAAAGAAGAATATATGCACCTAAATTTTGGAGAAGTTTGGCTCCAAGCAAACTTTGAAACAGCAAAAGCAGAATTAGAGGAAGCAAATCGCCAAAATCTACCCTTGGTTTGGCAAATGCTCAATCAAGTTGCCGATGATGCCGAAGTTTTGGCAATGGAGAAAGATGCTTTAGTGGAAGACTTTATGATTCAATACGGTGAGGCATTAAGTAATATTGGCTTCAACACCCGCGAAATCATGCGCTTATCAGCATATGGACTTCGAGCAGCTTAGTCGTCAAATTACAAGGCTTTGGTACTGAAAAGTTATTGGAGAATATGACTATGATGCAAATCTATCTCCAATAATTTTTGGTACTTCCACATCGGACTTATACAATCGTCACGCAAAACCGAAACTTGGAAATTGCTTTCTGACTTTTTAATCAGAGTCATTGTCTTAACCCATAGCCCTTGATTTTAAGTCCAACTATACGCAATATCAAAGTCTTGTGTTGTCAACACGACTGCGTAAGTCCAGATCAAGACTATGCGACCACTAATTTTTACACTTCGCTAAAGCACACGCCTGATAATTAACAATTCATGTTTGGTCTCATCGGACATCTCACAAGTTTAGAACACGCGCAATCTGTAGCCAGAGAATTAGGTTACCCTGAATACGCAGATCAAGGTATTGACTTTTGGTGTAGCGCCCCGCCCCAAATAGTTGATAACATTACTGTCACAAGTATCACTGGACAGAAAATCGAAGGCAGATACGTAGAATCTTGCTTTTTACCCGAAATGCTAGCAACTCGCAGGA includes:
- a CDS encoding DUF2973 domain-containing protein produces the protein MLHLLYVLAFTILAFFAVGNLIRNLVMFSFDREQVYPIRSNQGNYAYAGSRRQSVPHPELLDSAGNLIKEPLLVMRSVNVEDARQQLDAIFEASPGGRGEIQE
- a CDS encoding glycosyltransferase family 4 protein, coding for MKIAQISPIWERVPPLRYGGIELVIQLLTDELVRRGHEVTLFASGDSITSAKLKPFHKSAVRLDPDIKEPSVYEHILLADVYQQAHHFDIIHSHVGYPALSYASLVKTPTVHTLHGVFSSDSEKIYRRFSWQPFISISESQREPRLGLNYIHTAYNGIDTSIYHFQAEPEEPAYLAFVGRMSPEKGPWEAIKISQATGIPLRMAGKIDTIDQEYWNEKVAPQVDGDRVKYLGEVSHEEKVALLGGATATLFPISWREPFGLVMIESMATGTPVIAMDLGSVPEVVAHEKTGFICHSLENMIAAVPKVINLKRQTCREYVNTRFSINSMTDEYEKAYQMVLRS
- a CDS encoding DICT sensory domain-containing protein — protein: MSISISLLSELLENLPHLRPQLYFKASLTALSHAMEDQVLAATLEDPLIIASFQRERFYRQEAHRYQRLSQSSSQIYVLSAPETEFVNSSEFYEKIAFEPDDGLSQEWHLVVVANNYATCLICHEYPRSQIKKDEPRELSPILDSDTARRFEGVWTSERSVSLKAADLLLNRILIYRPELANKVALVKQRFGIGEGKKLDKLALLNPMGEFACDIDTDPFVQRLVTYLQASQYKLHKAYRSIAAQARKERLVNSISTAIRRSLNPQEVLKVAAAELGQHLGACRCVIYRAQGSDEQATIEHEFLADGVTSILGQTWQLGNNTLFEEVVLQNEGVCVADTMNDSRVITSPGLWKLVEKLGIRSWLLEPVLSQGRLLGIIELHYCGESPHFWHPGEQDLVKAIATQIGTTLIQAEAFANLEDLNQQLEALDRTRSNLIAITGHELRTPLSTIQVCLESLATEPDMPLELRQVMLDTALGDSERMRKLVQDFLILSNLESGRIEWHPESLPLQECVDLALSRIRTRTAAGNVPKITALVPEDLPLVRADGDWLVEVFAKLIDNACKFTPATGEITIEAQRYSQQMLEVTVSDTGRGIEPKRLEIVFDRFYQEEGALRRTAGGAGLGLAISRQIVNGWGGKIWAESGGKNQGSQFHFTVPVVT
- a CDS encoding carbohydrate ABC transporter permease, translating into MTKPSLISQNSNLYVLGILLFLMVMIMLPLVVVLFTSLTLPGTASNFTSKSVWTLSNYHDAWERGKFLLAFGNSTLVALAVTALQIVTSALAGYALARLKFRGRQALLLIVLATLVIPFQLLVIPIFLVLKWGHLINTYGALILPTAVNGFGIFLLRQYFQGVPVELEEAAALDGANRLQILLKIMLPLSRPALVTLFLFTFIGEWNDLFKPLVFTTRPELRTVQLALAEFQEQFTNNWSLMMAAVTIATVPVVVLFLIGQRQFIRGIAATGIKN
- a CDS encoding amylo-alpha-1,6-glucosidase codes for the protein MTPDTLTTPEKIVLDGKTFVPAEQIPIPEWPCVLSERPQPVLTVKDDDLFLITDTLGNIAGCSINDVNPSMGLFCADTRFLSRLELQLDGHSPILLSSTADKGFSLSVLCTNPRIDERLPADTVGIRREVVLNGALFEEIEVSNYSTTTLSFELSLSFDADFVDLFEVRGHGRDKRGRLLRLVEPPQEETPHLGLDTTQHQQPEYVEKSLTLAYQGLDGAVMESRIKFQHRQPDDFRGYTAIWRLELASHETQKLGYRINILTNNKLSSTVNPPITLVQARSAELMEEREWGQQITQIRSDKSIFNRVIERAEQDMYLLRQSFGKHQTVSAGVPWFSTLFGRDSLITASQTLMLNPKIAKETLTLLALYQGKSEDEWREEEPGKILHELRLGELARCQEIPHTPYYGTIDATPLWLMLYADYYSWTHDGETLEQLWNHAIASMDWIDRTMEKTGYLSYFRKSKLGLANQGWKDSGDCIVNRKGELANGPVSLCEVQAYVYAAKMRLAEIARMKKRLDLADRWVEEAKNLKVRFNRDFWIEDQDFCALALDGEGELVDSITSNPGHCLQLGIFTPEKAYSVAERLRAPDMFNGWGIRTLSSSSPAYNPMGYHIGSVWPHDNAIIAMGLRSLGLIDQALEVFQGLFDMTSLQPYQRPPELLCGYERNGDNAPVQYPVACTPQAWATGSIFQLLQMMVNLVPDAPNNCLRIIDPTLPESINRLSLHNLRVGSTILDLEFERSGSTTACRVAKKRGNLRVVIEA
- a CDS encoding aldehyde oxygenase (deformylating), which translates into the protein MQQLEAELKIDFNSEIYKDAYSRINAIVIEGEQEAHENYISLGELLPDSKDELVRLSKMESRHKKGFEACGRNLKVTPDMGFAREFFAGLHKNFQDAAAEGKVVTCLLIQSLIIECFAIAAYNIYIPVADDFARKITEGVIKEEYMHLNFGEVWLQANFETAKAELEEANRQNLPLVWQMLNQVADDAEVLAMEKDALVEDFMIQYGEALSNIGFNTREIMRLSAYGLRAA
- a CDS encoding DUF2605 domain-containing protein, translating into MQDCNLPDSDLLKTVLQPLLEDFQYWFGRSHDLLTTEEMSFMSREQQFDLLARVKQAQEEVNTAKMLLNATDGQVGIEMATLMPWHQLVHECWQVATRHRTP